Proteins from one Rhinopithecus roxellana isolate Shanxi Qingling chromosome 20, ASM756505v1, whole genome shotgun sequence genomic window:
- the NTHL1 gene encoding endonuclease III-like protein 1 isoform X3, producing MRSKKDAPVDHLGTEHCYDSSAPPKQVRRYQVLLSLMLSSQTKDQVTAGAMQRLRAQGLTVDSILQTDDATLGKLIYPVGFWRSKVKYIKQTSTILQQRYGGDIPASVAELVALPGVGPKMAHLAMAVAWGTVSGIAVDTHVHRIANRLGWTKKATKSTEETRTALEEWLPRELWHEINGLLVGFGQQTCLPVRPRCQACLNQALCPAAQGL from the exons ATGAGGAGCAAAAAGGACGCACCTGTGGACCATCTGGGGACCGAGCACTGCTATGACTCCAGTGCCCCCCCAAAG CAGGTGCGCAGGTACCAGGTGCTGCTGTCACTGATGCTCTCCAGCCAGACCAAAGACCAGGTGACGGCGGGCGCCATGCAGCGACTACGGGCGCAGGGCCTGACGGTGGACAGCATCCTGCAGACAGATGATGCCACGCTGGGCAAGCTCATCTACCCCGTCGGTTTCTGGAGG AGCAAGGTGAAATACATCAAGCAGACCAGCACTATCCTGCAGCAGCGCTATGGCGGGGACATCCCGGCCTCCGTGGCCGAGCTGGTGGCGCTGCCGGGCGTTGGGCCCAAGATGGCACACCTGGCTATGGCTGTGGCCTGGGGCACTGTGTCAGGCATTG CAGTGGACACGCACGTGCACAGAATCGCCAACCGGTTGGGGTGGACCAAGAAGGCCACCAAGTCCACAGAGGAGACCCGCACCGCCCTGGAGGAGTGGCTGCCCAG GGAGCTGTGGCACGAGATCAATGGACTCCTGGTGGGCTTCGGCCAGCAGACCTGTCTGCCTGTGCGCCCTCGCTGCCAGGCCTGCCTCAACCAAGCCCTGTGCCCGGCCGCCCAGGGTCTCTGA
- the NTHL1 gene encoding endonuclease III-like protein 1 isoform X2 — protein MCSPQQSGMKALSARMLTRNRSLGPGAGPRGCGEEPAPPQRGEAAAEARKSHSPVKRRRKAQRLCVAYEGSDSGKGEKAEPLKVPVWEPQDWQQQLVNIRAMRSKKDAPVDHLGTEHCYDSSAPPKVRRYQVLLSLMLSSQTKDQVTAGAMQRLRAQGLTVDSILQTDDATLGKLIYPVGFWRSKVKYIKQTSTILQQRYGGDIPASVAELVALPGVGPKMAHLAMAVAWGTVSGIAVDTHVHRIANRLGWTKKATKSTEETRTALEEWLPRELWHEINGLLVGFGQQTCLPVRPRCQACLNQALCPAAQGL, from the exons ATGTGTAGTCCGCAGCAGTCCGGCATGAAAGCTTTGAGCGCCAGGATGCTGACGCGGAACCGGAGCCTGGGACCTGGGGCTGGGCCGCGGGGGTGTGGGGAGGAGCCCGCGCCTCCCCAGAGGGGAGAAGCTGCAGCAG AAGCAAGGAAAAGCCACAGCCCCGTGAAGCGTCGGCGGAAAGCACAGAGACTGTGTGTGGCCTATGAGGGCTCGGACAGTGGGAAAGGTGAGAAGGCTGAGCCCCTCAAGGTGCCAGTCTGGGAGCCCCAGGACTGGCAGCAACAGCTGGTCAACATCCGTGCCATGAGGAGCAAAAAGGACGCACCTGTGGACCATCTGGGGACCGAGCACTGCTATGACTCCAGTGCCCCCCCAAAG GTGCGCAGGTACCAGGTGCTGCTGTCACTGATGCTCTCCAGCCAGACCAAAGACCAGGTGACGGCGGGCGCCATGCAGCGACTACGGGCGCAGGGCCTGACGGTGGACAGCATCCTGCAGACAGATGATGCCACGCTGGGCAAGCTCATCTACCCCGTCGGTTTCTGGAGG AGCAAGGTGAAATACATCAAGCAGACCAGCACTATCCTGCAGCAGCGCTATGGCGGGGACATCCCGGCCTCCGTGGCCGAGCTGGTGGCGCTGCCGGGCGTTGGGCCCAAGATGGCACACCTGGCTATGGCTGTGGCCTGGGGCACTGTGTCAGGCATTG CAGTGGACACGCACGTGCACAGAATCGCCAACCGGTTGGGGTGGACCAAGAAGGCCACCAAGTCCACAGAGGAGACCCGCACCGCCCTGGAGGAGTGGCTGCCCAG GGAGCTGTGGCACGAGATCAATGGACTCCTGGTGGGCTTCGGCCAGCAGACCTGTCTGCCTGTGCGCCCTCGCTGCCAGGCCTGCCTCAACCAAGCCCTGTGCCCGGCCGCCCAGGGTCTCTGA
- the NTHL1 gene encoding endonuclease III-like protein 1 isoform X1, translating into MCSPQQSGMKALSARMLTRNRSLGPGAGPRGCGEEPAPPQRGEAAAEARKSHSPVKRRRKAQRLCVAYEGSDSGKGEKAEPLKVPVWEPQDWQQQLVNIRAMRSKKDAPVDHLGTEHCYDSSAPPKQVRRYQVLLSLMLSSQTKDQVTAGAMQRLRAQGLTVDSILQTDDATLGKLIYPVGFWRSKVKYIKQTSTILQQRYGGDIPASVAELVALPGVGPKMAHLAMAVAWGTVSGIAVDTHVHRIANRLGWTKKATKSTEETRTALEEWLPRELWHEINGLLVGFGQQTCLPVRPRCQACLNQALCPAAQGL; encoded by the exons ATGTGTAGTCCGCAGCAGTCCGGCATGAAAGCTTTGAGCGCCAGGATGCTGACGCGGAACCGGAGCCTGGGACCTGGGGCTGGGCCGCGGGGGTGTGGGGAGGAGCCCGCGCCTCCCCAGAGGGGAGAAGCTGCAGCAG AAGCAAGGAAAAGCCACAGCCCCGTGAAGCGTCGGCGGAAAGCACAGAGACTGTGTGTGGCCTATGAGGGCTCGGACAGTGGGAAAGGTGAGAAGGCTGAGCCCCTCAAGGTGCCAGTCTGGGAGCCCCAGGACTGGCAGCAACAGCTGGTCAACATCCGTGCCATGAGGAGCAAAAAGGACGCACCTGTGGACCATCTGGGGACCGAGCACTGCTATGACTCCAGTGCCCCCCCAAAG CAGGTGCGCAGGTACCAGGTGCTGCTGTCACTGATGCTCTCCAGCCAGACCAAAGACCAGGTGACGGCGGGCGCCATGCAGCGACTACGGGCGCAGGGCCTGACGGTGGACAGCATCCTGCAGACAGATGATGCCACGCTGGGCAAGCTCATCTACCCCGTCGGTTTCTGGAGG AGCAAGGTGAAATACATCAAGCAGACCAGCACTATCCTGCAGCAGCGCTATGGCGGGGACATCCCGGCCTCCGTGGCCGAGCTGGTGGCGCTGCCGGGCGTTGGGCCCAAGATGGCACACCTGGCTATGGCTGTGGCCTGGGGCACTGTGTCAGGCATTG CAGTGGACACGCACGTGCACAGAATCGCCAACCGGTTGGGGTGGACCAAGAAGGCCACCAAGTCCACAGAGGAGACCCGCACCGCCCTGGAGGAGTGGCTGCCCAG GGAGCTGTGGCACGAGATCAATGGACTCCTGGTGGGCTTCGGCCAGCAGACCTGTCTGCCTGTGCGCCCTCGCTGCCAGGCCTGCCTCAACCAAGCCCTGTGCCCGGCCGCCCAGGGTCTCTGA